The following is a genomic window from Meriones unguiculatus strain TT.TT164.6M chromosome 7, Bangor_MerUng_6.1, whole genome shotgun sequence.
GGATAGGGTGTTGGCCAGATATGACTTTTTAACAAGTGATGTTTGCTCTGAGACAAACATCAGACAAAATTCCCCCTTTGCTCTGAGGCTAAGGGGGAattgggaggggcatagggatgTGCTGGGAGCTTTGGATGATAGAGAGAAGCCTGGGGAAGGAGTGGGACTCACCACTTGGGAAGCGGTTAGCTTTACTGGAAAAAGCAGTCAGGGGAAAAGGTGAGGAAGAGCACTGGTTTGATTTGCTTCTATTTCACTGCTAATTCACCACAGAGAAGTCTGAGGCTCCTCACCTACTTTCTGTCCACCGTGGCCTGTACCCCCTCCCCATGCTCACCCTTGCCCTACTGTGGTGAACTGAAGCAAAAGTCCAGACAGCTTATTACCTACCCCGCCCGTAAATATCTCAGTGTGTACCTCCAGCAGACGAAAGCCTAAAAAAACAAAGCCGCTATACATCATCACATCTAAAACAAATAACAAAGCTCCCTTGGCCTGCTCAGATATCTGGCCAGGGTCATCTCCCCACCACCTCATAAATGTCATacgtgtttgtttttttagtctGTTTGCTTGGATCAAGAGCCAAATGAGGTGGTGGCTACGGCTGCAAAGTCTCCATCTTTGCGCTTTCTctctttgagatagggtgtcagtctctagcctgggctacagtctggaacttactgtgtagaccaggttggtcctGAACTTGTGGCGAcgaccctcctgcttctgcctcccaagtgctgtgggTAGAGGCATGTAACCACCTTGCTTCTTTGGTTCTCCTAGTTGAAATGAGTCTACCGAAGAAACGGGGGTTGGGACCTatagtttctctttttaaaaaaatcagatttgATTGATGACAGTGAGAGGCATCTTGGGAGCAGCTGTAGTGGCCCCAAGGAGACCTTGGAAGGAATCTGCACACTGAGGTTGAAAGCGCTTGCGGGCTTTGAGGGGTTGTGAAGGAGGCGCTTTCTCACTGGGAAGCTCTGGGAAGGATGGTGCTTTCCTCAGCTCCCAGCACTTTGATTCTTATGGTGCTTGCAGAGGGCAAGTTGGTCTGGGCCGTGCTTCTCAAATTCGCGGGCTCAGGGGAATCTCGGAAGAGCTTCTTCATAGGCAGATACCAGGGGTCACCCCGAAATCCTACTGGATGCAGTAGGTGTCGGGTACGTTTCTAATAGGTTCACTGATGGTGTTGATGTTTCTGGTCCGTGGTCCAGCAGGGTCAGGTCGGGGGCCGGAAATTTCGTTCGTAAAATTCCCCAGGTGTCTCCAACTGGGCCCAGAGCAGGGGGCTCTCGGGACACGGAGCCCCTTCCTACTCTGTGCTTTCGGGAACATGGAAAGGTGGGGGCAGAGGCTCAGGGCGAGGCTCGTTCCGCCCGGCTCCCCACttaggccccgccccgcccccaggaGCCAGGCTCCGCCTTCCTGCAGCTGGGCGTGTCCctggagcagcagctgcaggTGCTCTTCAAGGTGCTGGAGGAATACGACTGGAGCGCCTTCGCCGTCATCACCAGCCTGCACCCGGGCCACGCGCTCTTCCTCGAGGGCGTGCGCGCCGTCGCCGACGCCAGCTACCTGAGCTGGCAGCTGCTGGACGTGCTCACGCTGGAGCTGGGCCCGGGCGGGACGCGAGCGCGCACTCAGCGCCTGCTGCGCCAGGTCGACGCGCCGGTGCTGGTGGCCTACTGCTCCCGCGAGGAGGCTGAGGTGCTGTTCGCTGAGGCTGCGCAGGCCGGCCTGGTGGGACCCGGTCACGTGTGGCTGGTGCCTAACCTGGCGCTGGGTAGCACCGACGCGCCCCCTGCCGCCTTCCCGGTGGGCCTCATCAGCGTGGTCACCGAGAGCTGGCGCCTCAGCTTACGCCAGAAGGTCCGTGACGGTGTGGCCATTCTGGCCCTCGGTGCCCACAGCTACCGACGCCAGTACGGCACCCTGCCAGCCCCGGCTGGAGATTGCCGAAGTCACCCTGGACCCGTCAGCCCTGCCAGGAAGGCCTTCTACAGGTGAACAACTATCCAGTCATGTGGGCCACTTTCATGGGACTTGAATGGCAGTGAGCTTGGGGTCCCTGGCCTCATCTCCCTCTAGCTCTTACTAGCCTATGCCTGGGGTCAAGTTCCTTTAGATCTCTGGGTCTTAGAATTCTTACCTAAAAAAAACAGCAGGTTTTAGGGTTTTAGAGGTCAACACAGGGAGACTTTTAAAATAAGCACACAAATGCTCTTTTAACGGAGGTGGTAAGGGGTGTCCTAGACAGAGCCACATCCTGGGGTCTTGGGGCACCCTGGCATCTCTCCTTACCTCCCCAGGCACCTACTGAATGTCACCTGGGAGGGCCGAGACTTCTCCTTCAGCCCTGGTGGGTACCTGGTCCAGCCCACCATGGTTGTGATCGCCCTCAACCGGCACCGCCTCTGGGAGATGGTGAGAAGGGGGTGAGCCCAGGGGCCCTCTGTTTCCTGTTATTTCCCCGTGGCTGAGCAGAGGCCGTCTGTCCATACCTCAGCTGTGCCACCTCCTCCGCCCTACCCAAGGAAAGTGCACCCTGCTTTCCTTGCACAACAGAACTTAAGCATTTCTGTCACGCAGTCCTGGCCCACATATTAAACAAGTAGAATAAGGAAAGCTCTGTGCTTAAGCACAGACGTACGCAAAACAGCATGGGGCCAGGGGAAGGTCACTCACGCCTGCAATCCTAGTACTCAAGCAGGCAGAGGCGGGATTGCCTCAAATCCAAACCAGCTTGATCTGTTTGAGCTACATAGCCAGTTACAAGCCAGCAAGAACCTGTTTTGCCCCCTAACAAGAACCAAACAACAACCCCACGCAGCAAGTGAGCAGAAAGGAAGACAAGAATCAGTTCTGCTTTCGAAGGAGGAAGCTAGAGATGGGATGGGATGTTGGGTCGGACTCTGGAGGACTAAGAGCTTAGTGGGAAGGGGTGCTAACCTTATCTAGACAAAAGACTGTTAAATGATGCGGCAGATAGTTGGGGGATGAAAAAATGGGGAGATGTTGGATATGAATGTTGGTGAGGTCATGGGGAAGTGAGCCTGGTGAGACAGTCCGAGCTTTAGGAAGCTGTTTTGGTCCAGCAGCAATGTGGTGACTTTGGAGATCATGGGACCCAGGGCCTGGAGGAGGATGTGGGGAGCCTGCCCTGTGTCCATGTTCAGCCCTTGGCCTGTTTTCCTGTCTTCCAAATGCCTTTGCCGCAAGCCTCCCTAATCTCTCTGCCTTGGGTGCCTGTAGGGTGCTTGCTCTTGGCAGATGGTCCCCAGAAGCCCTGTCTAGACAGCAGGGGGTGGGTAGCGGTGCTGCAGGATCTGGCTGAGGCTGCTTGTCCTCTGCAGGTGGGGCGCTGGGATCATGGAGTCCTCTACATGAAGTATCCAGTCTGGCCTCGCTACAGCACTTCTCTGCAGCCTGTGGTAGACAGCCGGCACCTGACGGTGGCCACACTGGAAGAACGGCCCTTTGTCATCGTGGAGAGTCCTGACCCTGGCACAGGTGGCTGTGTGCCCAACACTGTGCCCTGCCGTCGACAGAGCAACCACACCTTCAGGTCTGGTGTGAGCTGGGTGTTGCCATGGGAGGGGcagctactgtgtgtgtgtgtgtgtgtgtgcatgtgcgcgtgCGTGATGCTTGGTTGGGGGGCTCATGGGGGGCTGGGAGGGGCAGCTGGGGTTGGGCCCTGTGATGGGCTCTGACTCGTGGCGGTGGCTGCTGCAGCAGTGGGGATGCAGCCCCCTACACCAAGCTCTGCTGCAAGGGCTTCTGCATCGACATCCTCAAAAGGCTGGCCAAGGTGGTCAAGTTCTCCTACGACCTGTACCTGGTGACCAACGGCAAGCACGGCAAGAGGGTACGAGGAGTGTGGAACGGCATGATCGGGGAGGTAGGTCCACCCCAGGTTCAGCTGGCCACCCTGTCTGCGTGCCGCCAGACTTCCTGCTTCCCTCGGCCACGGGGTTGTGCAACTAGGCTGTCAGCTCTGCAGGGATGAGGTCCTGGGACCCAGCTCTGAGGACCCACGGGTGGGTGCTGGGCGCACTCCCTGGATGAGGACTCGGGAGAGTGCTGAAGTTCTTGGGGGACCTTTTGGATGCCCTCTTGCCCCCTAGGTATACTACAAGCGGGCAGATATGGCCATCGGCTCCCTCACCATCAATGAGGAGCGCTCTGAGATTATAGACTTCTCTGTGCCTTTTGTGGAGACCGGCATTAGTGTGATGGTGGCTAGAAGCAATGGAACTGTCTCTCCCTCAGCTTTTCTGGGTGAGGTTTGGGTGGTCAGTGAAGGCTCTGGGCACCATGgtccaggggtgggggtggagggtatGAGCAGAATGGTGTCCCTCAAAGCCAAGTGTATTATCTGCGGGAGTCTTAGAGGGTGGTGGGAGGTAAGTGAAGAGGAAACGGAAGGAGTGATGCTATCGTTAGTGGGTTCTGAGTGAGGTCAGGTGAGAAGAATCCAATGGACGGGCTGATGGAGGCACCGGGAAGGATGTGAAGAGAGACTGGCTACCAGCTGTGGTGCGGGTTAGGTCATGGACCAAGGATGAAGCATGTGGGGAGCATGAGAGAGATGCtgatgtgttttttgtttgttttgtgtttttactcATTAGGAACCCTGTATTTGGGGGGTCAGCCCCATTATGGCTGGCCTCCAGCCAGCATACAACTATGTTCCTTCCCTTTCCAGAGTGCCCAGTGGGAGGTCAGGTGGGGCTTGCAGCATGAAGGGGTTCAGAGAGCTGTGAGGACAGGTGGAAGGCTGGAGAGGGGCTGAGAGCTAGTGTCAGTGTGAGACTCCAGCCCTGCCCCTTTGTGCTGAGTGgcttaaaaaaatcagagccaagagtggtggcacttgcctttgatcccagtattTTGGGATCAAagcatgtgagttcaaggccagcctggtctacacagtgatagtgagttccaggccaggcaggaacacacacacacacacacacacacacacacacacacacagtggagtgATGTGAGGTCTCAGagcagaagaggggaggaagCATTGGACACCGCACACTGTTCTTCCTTGGGCTCTTTGGGGGTTCTGCTCCTCTGAGGATGAGGGGCCTTTGGCCCCATCTACAGGGCTGCCAGGCCCCTCCTTTGCACACGTCTCCAGCTGTGGCTGCTTAGCACTGTTGGAATGGGGTGGGGCCCAGGTCTCTGAGTCACTGCCTTGGTCCCCAGAACCCTACAGCCCTGCCGTGTGGGTGATGATGTTTGTCATGTGCCTCACGGTGGTCGCCATCACTGTCTTCATGTTCGAGTACTTCAGCCCTGTCAGCTACAACCAGAACCTCACCAAGGGCAAGAGTAAGCTGTTACCCGGGCCTGGGTGGAGTACATGGTGGAATGGCCAGTGAGGAGGTTCCCACAAGGAACCTCTGAGCGCTTTCACAGTGGGTCAGGAAAACCCCAACACCCACCCTCTCACCCCCAGAATCCGGCGGCCCATCCTTTACCATTGGCAAGTCCGTGTGGTTGCTGTGGGCACTGGTCTTCAACAACTCTGTCCCCATCGAGAACCCCCGGGGTACCACCAGCAAGATCATGGTCTTGGTGTGGGCGTTCTTTGCTGTCATCTTCCTTGCCAGCTACACGGCTAATCTGGCGGCCTTCATGATCCAGGAGCAGTACATCGACACTGTGTCGGGCCTTAGTGACAAGAAGGTTCCTGGGCCACAGCCAGGTGGAGGGTGGGGACACACCAAGGATGGGGATAGACCTTGGAAGGGCAGACCCAGAACAAACAGAGTCTGGGGAATTTGAACTAGGGCTGCAGTGGGAAGTATCTGGGGGTCTGGGGAGAGGGACTGCACAGGTCCACAGTCTGAGTGGCCTTGGCTAAGCCTCCACCTGTTCCGGGCTTCCAAGGTTCCATGTGTAAAAGACAGGAGAAGCCTGTCTAAGGCTGTGCAAGTCAGACTTGGGGCTGGGGTTTTGATACCCGGGAGGCtagaggaagagggtgggagtggCTTGCTCTTTGCCTGTAGTTTCAGCGGCCTCAAGATCAATACCCACCCTTCCGTTTCGGCACGGTGCCCAACGGCAGCACAGAGAGGAACATTCGTAGCAACTACCGTGACATGCACACCCACATGGTCAAGTTCAACCAGCGCTCGGTGGAGGACGCTCTCACAAGCCTGAAGATGGGGTGGGTCCCCAGCCCTGCGCCCTCTTCTGTCTCTGGCGCCATGTCTCCCCAGGAGGCACTCTTAGGCAGCCCTTCTTTAGAGTCCGAAGGTGGGGACAGTGGAGCTGGCATGTCATGTGGGACTCCTGGGGAGGGATGGGAAGTTCTTAAGGCAGAGTGGAGCTGAAAGTGAAAACGGGTATTTACCCCGTGACCCAGAAATGCGGGTGAAGTGTTGAGGCAATGCTACAAAGTTTGCACACTCTTAagggtgaaaggggaggagcagCTGGGCTGTATATTCTGGGGCAGAGAGTCCCCTATCCTCGCTGAGGAGTGAGGAAGGGGTTCTTTGCAAGGGCACCTCCCCATGGTGGCTGCAGGCTCCTGTACTCAGACCCCTGTCCAGGCCCTGGGTTTGCTGCCTCCCTCTCACCTGTATGGGTCCTTGGCCCTGAGGCCTCAGCCTGTCTCTAGGAAGCTGGATGCCTTCATCTATGATGCTGCTGTTCTCAACTACATGGCGGGCAAGGACGAAGGCTGCAAGCTGGTCACCATTGGGTCTGGCAAAGTCTTTGCCACCACTGGCTATGGCATTGCCATGCAGAAAGACTCCCACTGGAAGCGGGCCATAGACCTGGCACTCCTGCAGTTCCTGGGAGACGGTGAGTGCCATCACTTTAGGGGCCAGGGTGGATCGAAGAGCCTGTGCTTTTCAGTATCCCTGCCACCATTTCTGTGTGCACCGAGCTGCACAGGGAAAGGCCTCTGGGGGTGAGGTGGAAGCAGTTTGGGGGATAAGTATGAAGGAAAACTGATGAGACCTCAGAAGGGGTGACTTGCAAGAGGGAGCGAGGACCAGAGCTGGGGGTTCCCTAAAGGGCAAGGTAGGCAAGAAACACCCAAGTTGCCTGATGGGGGTTCTGAGTGGCTGAGCACCACCCCGAAGAACCTTCTCATGGTCTCTCCTAGATGAGGGCCAGACACCTGCCTACCCCAAGTTGGAGGCAGGCTAGCCTTGGCAGCAGGGCTCACTGGCTGGAATGGCCAGCCCAGCCTGCACTAAACTCAGAGAAAGCTCTCAGTCTGCAGGATTTCCATCCTTAGCCACAAGTTGTCTGAGCTGCGTGAGCACCTTAACTCTAGCACTCTggggaccaagacacagagttcATGAGTTGGAGGCCTGTGCTACAAATCAAGagtttgtctcaaaataaaacgtAACACTCCCATGCCTTGGGGCTGCGGGGTGGCTCGGTAGCTAAGAGCAcactctgctcttgcagagagcctgagtttggttccttaCACCCACATCAGGTAactcacaactgactgtaactccagctccagggggactGGACACCTCTGGCCTTCATGAGCATCTGCACCTTAAATCCAAAACTCTGTTCACACCATAAATTGCCCAGAAGAATGAGAGCACAGAAGAGTGCTTGCGCTCTCCCAGGGGCCCAGCTCGGGCTTGGCATGTCAGCCGTAAAGAGTAGAGGAGGGTGCATGAATGAGCGAGTGCGTGACAAAATTTAACCAACTGACAAGCCTTtactgccaggtgtggtggtgccagcctgtaatcccagcacttgggaggtagaggcaggaagctcATTCTTGCCTACTGtcaggttcaaggccaaccctACCTCAAATAACTATGAAAACAAGACTTTACTGAGCATATGGGAGTGGGCAGGTAAAGGGCATTAAGGCTGACACAAATTCTGCACCTTTGCTCTGCTGTTTCTCCTTGCTTACTGGCTGCCCctgtcctgcctctgctccccgcTAGGAAACGAGGATGTGGAACCATCCTCTAGCCAGGCTTCGGGGGAGTGTGGGTAGGGTTTGTCAACCACTTGAGTCTTGTATGTACTCTCTGTCAGGGGAGACGCAGAAGCTGGAGACTGTGTGGCTCTCGGGGATCTGCCAGAATGAGAAAAATGAGGTGATGAGCAGCAAGCTGGACATCGACAACATGGCCGGGGTCTTCTACATGCTGCTGGTGGCCATGGGGCTGGCCCTGCTCGTCTTTGCCTGGGAGCACCTGGTCTACTGGAAACTTCGCCACTCGGTGCCCAGCTCATCCCAGCTGGACTTCCTGCTGGCTTTCAGCAGGGTAGGTGCCTGCCTCCTCCCGCACAGGTCTCGGTGTCAGGCACTGCAACGGCTGCCTGCGGACCGTTTACCCATGGAGAACTGAGATACTGGGAAGGAGTGTGCTTTGAGTCCTCCCTGCCGTTTGCTAGAACGCGTCGTTAGAAAGATACCAGATCCCTTACAGAACGGCACAAGTTGCCTGACACACGAGGAGCGCACAGTTGGGGCTTTAAAAAGCTGTTGCTTGGAACAAGGCCTGGCACAGCGGTGGCTGGTCCCTGCGAAGGTGCCTCGGCTCACGGCCTTTCTCCCCTTTGTGTCTTAATAGGGCATCTACAGCTGCTTCAACGGGGTGCAGAGCCTCCCCAGCCCCGCGCGGTCGCCCAGCCCGGACCTGACAGCAGACTCAGCCCAGGCAAATGTGCTGAAGATGCTGCAGGCGGCTCGAGACATGGTGAGCACGGCAGACGTGAGCAGCTCCCTAGACCGCGCCACTCGCACCATCGAGAACTGGGGCAGCAACCGCCGCGCACCCGCTCCCACCAGCGCAGGCCCGCGGTCGTCCACCCCGGGGCCTCCGGGACAACCGAATCCCAGCTGCTGGGGGCCTCCCGGTGGGGGCCGCACCCCGCTAGTGCGCAGGGTCCCGCAGCCCCCGGGTCGCCCCGCGCTGTGCGGGCCGCCTCTGCCCGACGTCTCTCGAGCATCCTGCAGGCACACTTGGGATGCGCGGTGGCCGGTGAGTGTCGGGCACCCGGGGCGGCACCTCTCAGCCTCAGAGCGGCGCGCGCTCCCGGAGCGCCCCCTGTTGTCCGCGCACTGCCACTACAGCTCCTTCCCTCGAGCGGAGAGGTCCGGGCGCCCCTTCCTCCCGCTCTTCCCGGAGCCCCCGGAGCCTGACGAACGGCCACTGCTCGGGCCAGAACAGCTGGCTCAGCGGGAGGCTCTGCTGCGCGCGGCCTGGGCGCGGGGCCCGCGTCCTCGCCATGCTTCCCTGCCCAGCTCGGTGGCAGAAGCCTTCACTCGATCCAGTCTGCTGCCTGCGAGGTGCACCGGTCACGCCTGCGCCTGCCCATGCCCCCAGAGCCGGCCATCCTGCAGGCACTTGGTTCAGTCACAGTCAATGCGGCTGCCGTCCTACCGGGAGGCTTGTGTGGAGCGAGTACCAGCAGGGGTGGCCACCTGGCAGCCCAGACAGCTCGTCTGTATGCACGCCCACAGCCACCTGCCATTCTGTTGGGGGACTGTCTGCCGTCACCCTCTACCCTGTGCCAGCCGCAGCCCCTGGCTCGTTGGAGCCTGGGATCCTCCGTCACACAGAGGCAGGACCCTGGGGCTAGGCACGGGCTACAGGGACAGTGGGGTGCCGGGAGAGGTCTGcagggaagcctgtgggacacaaGGGTTTTCAAGATCCCGCACCTGGAGGCGGATCTCCAGCCTGGAATCAGAAGTGTGAGGTCCTGGCTGCTCTGGCTCCTGCTGGACTGGATTCTGTGGCTGGCCTTGGCCAGGTTTGGGAGGCAGGCAAGCTTGGGCTCCTCTGACTTCTGCTTTGAAATCCTGGCCATGGGACCCCCGTGAAGATGACGTCTTCCGTGGCAGGCTTAGCAGGCTTAGGGCCTGGTGTGGACACCGGGATCTTGCTCATCATAAGAAGTCTTGCAGTCACAGGGAGTAGAAAACGGGTGAGCCAGTTCCTAGTTGTGGTTGCTGTGGCCTTGGGGACACGGAAATTGGAAATGGGGCTGAGATGGGGCCATCCCACTTCTTGCTCCAATAGGTTGGAATCTTTTCATTGGAGCACTGGGACATTAAAGCAACATTTTACAGCCCACTTGGTCCTGgctcctcattctgcatcctggaGGATGCGCAGGACAGTCTGGGGTGTATTCTGGGGTGGGGCATGTGGACAGCTCTGTCTGAGAAGGTCCAAGGGTGTCCAAGAAGAAGGTGAGAGTAGGTGAGGCTGGCAAAGGGCTCTGGGCTGTAGAAGCCATTTGGTATTCGGGGCCAGTTTCCAGGTATTCTTTGACAAATGTGCTCAGTATGGGGGCTCTGGGAGTGATGAATTGAGTTCACCACTCAAGTCTTCTTGAAAAGGGAGGCTCCTGCTGGTGACAGTGGTTGTCTGGACAGGCTAGGAGATTCCCCTGGGAGCCTGACGGTGTCACAGTGGTAAAGGCTGCAGAAGGTCTGTTTGGGGAGTCTGCTCTGGGGCACTGGTCCATGGTCTCTGTAAGCTGGGCACAGGTGATGTCCTAGGTAGGGATGGCCCAGCCTCACTGTGCCAAAACTTCTGGGATGATCTGCCCATCCGTCCAGCTCCCCACACTCTCTCAGGTTCTCAGCTGACTACATTTCACTGTCACGTAACACTGGCTCTGGGGACCTCTGTAAAGATGGCATTTGCAGTCTTTCCAAATTTCCCATCAGCAATTACATCTGTTCTCCAACCACGACTCTGTGAAGTGAGCAAGTATTGGCCACCATTCCAAACAGGGTAAGCATAATGTATCCAGTCACTCTTTCACGTACCACTAAGGCTGTAAGGCTGGGgtcctcctgtcctctacaggttgGATGAGGTGGAGGTTGGCAGATATGTCATGTGACAGGGAGGTGAAGCTgttgctgttggtggtggtggtaggagAGTGATGGATACGGTGGCCTTAGAGCCAACTCAGTGTCCTGTGCTATACTGCTTATGCTGACTCTTCAGCATAAGCTTGGGTAGGAGCCACGGGAACTAAGCCCTTCTAGTTTTGTTTTAGGGAAAATGGCAAGATCAGATACGTTTCCATTTATGGCCAAAGCCCAGTCATCCTAAGAATGGGTGGCCCCATCTCTCATGGTCATGTTCACTTGCTGCCTTTTGGCTGTTCACAAGATGGAACCAGGCAACAGCAACAGGTCAAGATCCAGAGTCTAGGTGGGTACTGACGACAGTGCTCTCTCTGGAAGGGAGCCTGGCATTAGACCTAGACACAGCAGTGACAGGGTTAACTGACAGCCACCAGCTTCTGCACCTGAGTCCTGGCTTTCCCACCCTCCCGAGCCAGGGTCTGTGTGCAGCTGTGGGAGGAGGTTGCAGCAGGTAAAACTGGGAGGCGGTGGGAGGTCTAGGCTGCTCCGCTTGCTGCCCAAGATCATTAATAACCAAGAACTGGAAAGATAATTAAGAGTCAGACGTGGAACTGAGCCTGCTGTTGGCTCCCTGGCTCAGGTGCCAGCAGCCTGTTTTTTTTCTAGGAATGTATGAAGGGGCAAGAGGCACAAGAACAGATGTCTTAGCTTCCTGGTCATGGTGGAAGTGCCTTGGCTCCCTCGTACCTCTAAGAGGTAGAAAGTCTGactggggatggggggggggagagaaatgTGAGGTCATAGAAAGAAGAGCATCTAACAGGCCCTAACAAACCCCACCCCCAATgctggtttttttcttttgatgcaaCATGGGAAGAGCAAGGCCCTGTCACTTGTCTCGCAGTGGGACATGCTTACAGTCTGACCCAGTTCCCTCCCGTGGCTGTCCTagctgcttccctccctcctgtcttTAGTCAAAAGCTCATAGTCACATCAGCATTTTCCAGGGAGTCAGTGCTCACAAAGGGGGTTGGGGTGACACAGCATCTCTAGCCATAACCCTCCAGCTTTACTTACCTTGCTCTTTGCAAGGGGAGGGCAGTCCTCAAGTTTCCTAGAAGACTAGGGATCTACAGCCAACCCTCTTCCCCAAAGCCTCCTAGATTTGGATGACTCCAGGTTGGTATCCCTTTTCTGGAGTGCAGCAGGCAGCAGCCACGGGATTAACACCTCATTAGGAGGTGATGGAGCTAAGCAGTACCTGGGAGCCTCAACTGGGTCCTGTCAGTCCCAGGTTACCCCTAAGGCCACAGCTGGCAAATGACAAGAGACAACCACGGGTaatatagcagctttattaaggACTTTGGTGCCGGGATGAGCTCAGTCCTTTAGTTTCCATGACCTATGATCTGGGGGCGGGGTCCCCCAGAAGAGGGATGGTTACAGATGCTTGCTGCTGAGGCCACGGAGTATGGCAGTTTGGTCCTCACAATGTATCCAGCACTGTGCAGGGCACGCAGCCCCTAAGAAGGCCGACAGGGCTTGCCTCTGCCTGGCTGTTAAGAACCAGCTTCTCAGCAGCCCCTGGCAACAGTCAGCTTGGTACTTTACCCCTTAGGCAGATGtcagccttcctctgcctctggaacTACCAGGTACTTCAGCAAGAGCCCCATGAGGCGGGCACTGCCTGTTGCTGAGGCTGCTCTTGGCCCCATGTGGTGAGGgcagctgtgtggccttgggccTGGCCTGGTGCCCACTGCCATTTTCTAGCACTCCACAGTGCCTCGCAGCCTGCCATCTGCCCCATCTACCAGTCTCAGGTGAGGCACAGCCAGAGCTCTTGGAGCTGTGCTCCAACACTCAGCTGGGCCTGCTGCTCTGTGGAGAAGGCTCGCTCCCACCTTGACCTGGCCTGCCCTTGGGGCTGGTCCAGAGCAATGCGGATGGATGGCAGTGACAACCACTGAGTTTCAGACCTCCTCCAGAGACTCAGATCCGGGGCCAGGCTGGGCTGGTTCGTCTGCTGCCCTCCCAGCCATGAACCTCGGGGCCTCTTTGCAAACACATACCAGGACCAAGCCTATCACCTTACCCAGGTGATATAAAGACTTTTAATGTGCTTGATGCCTGTGGGGGAACAAATGACAGCCACACCCACTAAAGCCAAGCCCTTTGAATTTTCTCCTCTTTGTGCCCAATTCTCAGGGCCCACCAGTGACAGAGGCCTGGTGTGATGAGGAAGGTGACCTCATGTGACTTCTAGCAGGTCAGACAATAGGTGGAGATCAGAGAGCAAAGAAACCAGACAGTGGCAGTGGGGAGGGCTTCAGCTTGGCATCAGTGGTGGTCACTGG
Proteins encoded in this region:
- the Grin2c gene encoding glutamate receptor ionotropic, NMDA 2C isoform X1, whose product is MGGALGPALLLTSLLGAWAGLGAGQGEKAVTVAVVFGSSGPLQAQARTRLTSQNFLDLPLEIQPLTVGVNNTNPSSILTEICGILGAARVHGIVFEDNVDTEAVAQLLDFVSSQTHVPILSISGGSAVVLTPKEPGSAFLQLGVSLEQQLQVLFKVLEEYDWSAFAVITSLHPGHALFLEGVRAVADASYLSWQLLDVLTLELGPGGTRARTQRLLRQVDAPVLVAYCSREEAEVLFAEAAQAGLVGPGHVWLVPNLALGSTDAPPAAFPVGLISVVTESWRLSLRQKVRDGVAILALGAHSYRRQYGTLPAPAGDCRSHPGPVSPARKAFYRHLLNVTWEGRDFSFSPGGYLVQPTMVVIALNRHRLWEMVGRWDHGVLYMKYPVWPRYSTSLQPVVDSRHLTVATLEERPFVIVESPDPGTGGCVPNTVPCRRQSNHTFSSGDAAPYTKLCCKGFCIDILKRLAKVVKFSYDLYLVTNGKHGKRVRGVWNGMIGEVYYKRADMAIGSLTINEERSEIIDFSVPFVETGISVMVARSNGTVSPSAFLEPYSPAVWVMMFVMCLTVVAITVFMFEYFSPVSYNQNLTKGKKSGGPSFTIGKSVWLLWALVFNNSVPIENPRGTTSKIMVLVWAFFAVIFLASYTANLAAFMIQEQYIDTVSGLSDKKFQRPQDQYPPFRFGTVPNGSTERNIRSNYRDMHTHMVKFNQRSVEDALTSLKMGKLDAFIYDAAVLNYMAGKDEGCKLVTIGSGKVFATTGYGIAMQKDSHWKRAIDLALLQFLGDGETQKLETVWLSGICQNEKNEVMSSKLDIDNMAGVFYMLLVAMGLALLVFAWEHLVYWKLRHSVPSSSQLDFLLAFSRGIYSCFNGVQSLPSPARSPSPDLTADSAQANVLKMLQAARDMVSTADVSSSLDRATRTIENWGSNRRAPAPTSAGPRSSTPGPPGQPNPSCWGPPGGGRTPLVRRVPQPPGRPALCGPPLPDVSRASCRHTWDARWPVSVGHPGRHLSASERRALPERPLLSAHCHYSSFPRAERSGRPFLPLFPEPPEPDERPLLGPEQLAQREALLRAAWARGPRPRHASLPSSVAEAFTRSSLLPARCTGHACACPCPQSRPSCRHLVQSQSMRLPSYREACVERVPAGVATWQPRQLVCMHAHSHLPFCWGTVCRHPLPCASRSPWLVGAWDPPSHRGRTLGLGTGYRDSGVPGEVCREACGTQGFSRSRTWRRISSLESEV
- the Grin2c gene encoding glutamate receptor ionotropic, NMDA 2C isoform X2, with the translated sequence MGGALGPALLLTSLLGAWAGLGAGQGEKAVTVAVVFGSSGPLQAQARTRLTSQNFLDLPLEIQPLTVGVNNTNPSSILTEICGILGAARVHGIVFEDNVDTEAVAQLLDFVSSQTHVPILSISGGSAVVLTPKEPGSAFLQLGVSLEQQLQVLFKVLEEYDWSAFAVITSLHPGHALFLEGVRAVADASYLSWQLLDVLTLELGPGGTRARTQRLLRQVDAPVLVAYCSREEAEVLFAEAAQAGLVGPGHVWLVPNLALGSTDAPPAAFPVGLISVVTESWRLSLRQKVRDGVAILALGAHSYRRQYGTLPAPAGDCRSHPGPVSPARKAFYRHLLNVTWEGRDFSFSPGGYLVQPTMVVIALNRHRLWEMVGRWDHGVLYMKYPVWPRYSTSLQPVVDSRHLTVATLEERPFVIVESPDPGTGGCVPNTVPCRRQSNHTFSGDAAPYTKLCCKGFCIDILKRLAKVVKFSYDLYLVTNGKHGKRVRGVWNGMIGEVYYKRADMAIGSLTINEERSEIIDFSVPFVETGISVMVARSNGTVSPSAFLEPYSPAVWVMMFVMCLTVVAITVFMFEYFSPVSYNQNLTKGKKSGGPSFTIGKSVWLLWALVFNNSVPIENPRGTTSKIMVLVWAFFAVIFLASYTANLAAFMIQEQYIDTVSGLSDKKFQRPQDQYPPFRFGTVPNGSTERNIRSNYRDMHTHMVKFNQRSVEDALTSLKMGKLDAFIYDAAVLNYMAGKDEGCKLVTIGSGKVFATTGYGIAMQKDSHWKRAIDLALLQFLGDGETQKLETVWLSGICQNEKNEVMSSKLDIDNMAGVFYMLLVAMGLALLVFAWEHLVYWKLRHSVPSSSQLDFLLAFSRGIYSCFNGVQSLPSPARSPSPDLTADSAQANVLKMLQAARDMVSTADVSSSLDRATRTIENWGSNRRAPAPTSAGPRSSTPGPPGQPNPSCWGPPGGGRTPLVRRVPQPPGRPALCGPPLPDVSRASCRHTWDARWPVSVGHPGRHLSASERRALPERPLLSAHCHYSSFPRAERSGRPFLPLFPEPPEPDERPLLGPEQLAQREALLRAAWARGPRPRHASLPSSVAEAFTRSSLLPARCTGHACACPCPQSRPSCRHLVQSQSMRLPSYREACVERVPAGVATWQPRQLVCMHAHSHLPFCWGTVCRHPLPCASRSPWLVGAWDPPSHRGRTLGLGTGYRDSGVPGEVCREACGTQGFSRSRTWRRISSLESEV